In Vibrio alfacsensis, the following proteins share a genomic window:
- a CDS encoding Dps family protein yields the protein MSKQASLIGLDSQQSEQLVQQLNQLLAHYQVFYMNTRGYHWNIKGKQFFELHVKFEEIYTDLQLKIDELAERILTLGYTPAHAFSHYLESSEIKEHQNATSGQECVQGLVDGFSVLLIKQRDILQNAGDAGDEGTAALMSDYIREQEKLMWMLNAYLQS from the coding sequence ATGAGTAAACAAGCAAGCCTAATTGGTTTAGACAGCCAACAATCAGAACAACTTGTACAACAACTGAATCAACTTCTTGCGCATTACCAAGTGTTTTATATGAATACACGCGGTTATCATTGGAACATTAAAGGCAAACAATTCTTTGAACTTCATGTGAAATTTGAAGAAATTTATACCGATCTACAATTAAAAATTGATGAACTTGCTGAACGTATTTTGACGTTGGGTTACACCCCTGCGCATGCATTCAGTCACTATTTAGAATCGAGTGAAATCAAAGAACATCAAAATGCAACTTCCGGTCAGGAATGTGTGCAAGGCTTAGTCGATGGCTTTAGCGTACTGCTCATTAAGCAGCGTGACATTTTACAAAATGCGGGTGATGCTGGTGATGAAGGTACGGCGGCATTGATGAGTGATTACATCCGTGAGCAAGAAAAATTAATGTGGATGCTGAACGCTTACCTACAGAGTTAA
- a CDS encoding HAMP domain-containing methyl-accepting chemotaxis protein: MNLTISGKLQLSFVLLAVLFMASAVFTYRNVASVEQYASSLLKSDLPTVDTSRGIQQSVQASLSSIRAYMLLGGDEEANARLSEDVRNIMASTDESLPTLKTLISEQDFQTTQSQWNAVKESLNQLLEFSHSDENLPAHNLFINEAAPIAEVALDQLQSLINEESGNPFGGDRKRLFKVYADSYTSLANALSALRDFLLYGQQDHLEKYQDFIKYHNQSVAEIDSKLDRLSDNDKSLWSLFKEMQQLYFPLAEQVIALRQSPEWNTSNVLMANELLPAASLLEQSLETIVATQQHRADLSGKGINQSIKNVLTSMLIAAGLVLLSSIAISKYMGNTIGRRVRNLSERASTIASGDVSQSPLVVVGTDELADLTDSINRMNESLASIVSGVSDKARQVDVSMGELLDSAQATTSNVEHQQARIVQMGEQLDEIAMAARNTLDQAHQSVKKLSDSKEELEHGRNALEQNKVTMEDLHGRIESANTQVSQLSRESEAIGRVTEVIEGLAEQTNLLALNAAIEAARAGEQGRGFSVVADEVRMLATRTTESTTEINGIVHAIQRSTNSVVQEIEQSQLLAEQGSDHIEKAVTRLVSTTEEIGSLNGQMSELAAAAEQQSHATNSITDLMSDITQSVDEVSNNSQHASDTSLQVKQQVTELNQQMATFKTT, encoded by the coding sequence ATGAACCTTACGATATCAGGGAAGTTGCAGCTCAGTTTTGTGCTGCTAGCCGTACTTTTTATGGCATCAGCGGTATTCACGTATCGCAACGTCGCGTCCGTTGAGCAATACGCCTCTTCGTTACTTAAATCTGATCTACCGACAGTGGATACCAGTCGAGGTATTCAACAGTCCGTTCAAGCCTCGCTTTCTTCTATTCGAGCCTACATGTTGTTAGGAGGCGATGAAGAGGCAAATGCTCGTCTAAGTGAGGATGTACGTAATATTATGGCATCAACGGACGAATCTCTTCCTACGTTAAAGACTTTAATCTCAGAACAGGATTTTCAAACGACTCAAAGCCAATGGAATGCGGTGAAAGAGTCGTTAAATCAGTTGCTTGAGTTTAGCCACAGTGACGAGAATTTACCCGCGCACAATTTATTCATAAACGAAGCGGCTCCGATTGCTGAGGTGGCGTTGGATCAGCTGCAAAGTTTGATCAATGAGGAGTCAGGGAACCCATTTGGTGGTGACAGAAAGCGACTTTTTAAAGTTTATGCTGACAGCTATACCTCGCTAGCCAATGCGCTTTCTGCATTGCGCGATTTTTTACTGTATGGGCAGCAAGACCATTTAGAAAAGTACCAAGACTTCATCAAATACCATAATCAATCTGTAGCGGAAATCGACAGTAAACTGGATAGGCTTTCGGACAACGATAAATCGTTGTGGTCACTGTTTAAAGAGATGCAACAGCTATACTTTCCCCTCGCTGAGCAGGTGATTGCATTGCGACAGTCACCAGAATGGAACACATCGAACGTGTTAATGGCCAATGAGTTGCTGCCAGCAGCAAGTTTACTGGAGCAGAGTTTAGAAACCATAGTCGCGACGCAACAACATCGTGCGGACCTAAGCGGTAAGGGGATCAATCAGTCGATTAAGAATGTGCTCACTAGCATGTTGATTGCAGCGGGCTTGGTACTTTTATCTTCGATTGCGATTTCAAAATACATGGGTAATACCATCGGTCGTCGTGTGAGGAATTTATCTGAGCGAGCAAGCACGATCGCTTCAGGTGATGTATCTCAATCGCCTTTAGTTGTCGTTGGAACTGATGAATTGGCCGATCTGACCGATTCTATTAATCGCATGAACGAGTCATTGGCAAGCATTGTCTCCGGAGTAAGCGATAAAGCACGCCAAGTGGATGTCAGCATGGGTGAGTTGCTCGACTCTGCCCAAGCGACTACATCGAACGTTGAGCACCAACAAGCGCGCATCGTGCAAATGGGTGAGCAGTTGGATGAGATTGCTATGGCTGCACGAAACACATTGGATCAAGCGCATCAATCGGTGAAGAAGTTGTCGGATTCTAAAGAGGAACTTGAACACGGAAGAAATGCGCTAGAGCAAAACAAAGTCACGATGGAAGATTTGCATGGACGAATAGAATCAGCCAATACACAAGTTTCACAGTTAAGTCGGGAAAGCGAAGCCATCGGCCGAGTAACAGAGGTCATTGAGGGGCTTGCAGAACAAACGAATCTATTGGCTTTGAATGCGGCCATAGAAGCAGCAAGGGCTGGAGAGCAAGGTCGTGGTTTCTCTGTTGTGGCTGATGAAGTACGTATGCTTGCAACCAGAACGACAGAATCAACCACTGAGATTAACGGTATTGTTCATGCCATTCAGCGTTCAACAAACTCTGTGGTTCAAGAAATAGAGCAGAGCCAATTATTGGCTGAGCAAGGCTCGGATCACATTGAGAAAGCCGTAACGCGTTTGGTGTCTACCACAGAAGAGATCGGCTCACTGAATGGGCAAATGTCTGAACTTGCCGCCGCCGCCGAGCAGCAATCTCATGCCACAAACTCGATCACAGATTTGATGTCTGACATTACTCAATCCGTTGATGAAGTGTCTAACAACAGTCAACATGCCTCTGATACATCGTTACAGGTGAAGCAACAAGTGACAGAACTCAATCAACAAATGGCGACGTTTAAAACCACATAA
- a CDS encoding ABC transporter ATP-binding protein — translation MTIKLEKLTKTYNPDSDFPVHAVKSVDLEIKQGEFVAIMGPSGSGKTTLLNMIGGIDVPSSGSVEIDGCLVSDMSEKELIAYRRDNIGFIFQDYSLLPVLTALENVEFVMQLQGKTERECYDRASSLLEQVGLSAQMNKVPGKMSGGQQQRVAVARALAPKPRFVMADEPTANLDAKSTTELLDIMERLSEQEGTTFIFSTHDTRVIKRAHRIIVFEDGRLVRDFANIDSTFEKNHA, via the coding sequence ATGACAATAAAGTTAGAAAAATTAACCAAAACCTATAATCCAGATAGTGATTTTCCCGTTCATGCTGTTAAGTCCGTCGATCTAGAAATCAAACAAGGGGAATTTGTTGCTATTATGGGACCATCAGGTTCAGGCAAAACGACCTTACTCAATATGATTGGTGGTATTGATGTTCCAAGCTCTGGAAGTGTAGAGATAGATGGCTGCCTTGTTTCTGATATGTCAGAGAAAGAACTCATAGCCTACCGGCGTGACAACATCGGCTTTATCTTTCAAGACTACAGCTTGTTGCCTGTATTGACGGCATTAGAGAACGTTGAGTTTGTCATGCAGTTACAGGGCAAAACGGAAAGAGAGTGTTACGATCGTGCTAGTTCATTATTGGAGCAAGTTGGGCTTTCTGCGCAGATGAATAAAGTGCCAGGAAAAATGTCCGGAGGGCAACAACAAAGAGTCGCTGTTGCTCGGGCTCTTGCACCAAAGCCTCGCTTTGTCATGGCGGATGAGCCGACGGCAAACTTGGATGCTAAAAGTACGACAGAGCTACTCGATATTATGGAGCGACTCAGTGAACAAGAGGGGACGACTTTCATTTTCTCTACTCATGATACGAGAGTGATCAAGCGCGCTCATCGCATTATCGTTTTCGAGGATGGACGATTAGTGAGGGACTTCGCGAATATCGACAGCACTTTTGAGAAAAACCATGCCTAG
- a CDS encoding ABC transporter permease: MLVKLAWRNLWRNKLRTSIMLGAMVFGLVGVVVMMGFMNGLVDSMIKNAIAWQTSHLQVHQKKFLVNPEIKAVIPNASELSDDLIAQPGVAAVSARFLADGMIASARSSRGVRINGINLSQEQRITPLVDHITDGEWLNEEGRNPILVSQKIMDRLKLKVGSKVVITLSDIHGDVTGAAFRVRGVFSTPSTVFDEGNVYVRKGDLEKLAGIKGAHEIAMLLTTNDSDSLDIAKVFVEDALPSQYSNTLIVRTWPEIQPLLSTMMDAMKVSNQITLVVFVLAMTLGIINIMLMSVFERTREFGVLMAVGMQKHKIRMLIVLETLLLGLTGCALGLLCSVVLLNVLGVTGLSLGGLADGLGMYGVDTLLYPRVSLSEYQMIFLAIIVASLLAALYPAQQILKHQPVDAMAEKI, from the coding sequence ATGCTGGTTAAACTCGCTTGGCGAAACTTATGGCGAAATAAATTGCGCACGTCAATCATGCTTGGGGCGATGGTCTTTGGTTTGGTTGGGGTGGTTGTAATGATGGGTTTCATGAACGGCCTAGTTGACAGCATGATTAAAAATGCCATTGCATGGCAAACCAGTCATTTGCAAGTTCATCAAAAAAAGTTTTTGGTTAACCCGGAGATAAAAGCGGTGATTCCAAACGCAAGTGAATTATCTGATGATCTTATTGCTCAGCCAGGCGTCGCCGCAGTGTCGGCACGGTTTTTAGCTGACGGAATGATTGCATCGGCACGAAGTTCTAGGGGGGTACGAATTAATGGTATTAACCTTTCTCAAGAGCAACGAATTACACCGTTAGTTGATCATATTACGGATGGTGAATGGCTAAATGAAGAGGGGCGTAATCCCATTTTAGTCTCTCAAAAAATCATGGACCGCCTTAAGCTAAAAGTAGGGTCAAAAGTGGTGATCACCTTATCTGATATTCATGGTGACGTAACGGGCGCAGCATTTCGTGTTCGCGGTGTATTCAGTACCCCATCAACGGTTTTTGATGAGGGAAATGTGTATGTTCGAAAAGGAGATTTGGAAAAACTTGCGGGCATCAAAGGGGCACATGAAATCGCGATGCTTCTCACTACAAACGATAGTGACTCCCTAGATATAGCGAAAGTCTTTGTTGAAGACGCGCTCCCATCTCAGTACTCCAATACTCTTATTGTAAGAACATGGCCAGAAATACAACCCTTGCTATCCACCATGATGGATGCCATGAAAGTCTCAAACCAGATCACGCTGGTGGTTTTTGTCCTCGCGATGACGTTGGGCATCATCAATATTATGTTGATGTCAGTGTTCGAGCGTACTCGTGAATTTGGCGTTTTAATGGCTGTCGGAATGCAAAAGCACAAAATAAGGATGTTGATTGTTTTAGAAACGTTGCTGCTGGGACTCACCGGTTGTGCGTTAGGGTTACTTTGCAGTGTTGTGTTACTCAACGTGTTAGGCGTTACGGGGCTGTCATTAGGTGGTCTTGCTGATGGTCTTGGTATGTATGGTGTGGATACGTTACTTTACCCGCGAGTCTCTCTTTCAGAATATCAGATGATTTTTCTGGCGATCATCGTGGCGAGCCTGCTTGCGGCACTGTACCCCGCGCAACAAATATTAAAGCATCAACCCGTAGACGCCATGGCGGAGAAAATCTGA
- a CDS encoding outer membrane lipoprotein-sorting protein — translation MRTPMAFLLCALFSCSSIAESAFDIVKKSDLAMRGESSYSESTMEIVRPSWTRSMSMKSWTKGTELSLVLVTAPAKDKGSASLKRHREMWNWVPSIERVIKIAPSMLSQSWMGSDFTNDDLINQSSIVVDYRHSLIGEEPFDGSSMWVIEAVAKPDAPVVWSKVTLWISKSNYLQRKVHFYDEFDELVNELTTYDVKILDGRALATRMEMHPVDEPGNKTVLTTHEAEFDFDIEDRFFSQQQMQALRD, via the coding sequence ATGCGAACCCCAATGGCATTTTTACTGTGTGCACTGTTCTCTTGTTCGTCAATTGCAGAGAGTGCATTCGATATTGTGAAAAAATCGGACCTCGCGATGAGAGGCGAATCCAGTTATAGCGAATCAACCATGGAGATTGTGCGACCGAGTTGGACTCGTTCAATGAGCATGAAAAGTTGGACCAAAGGGACAGAACTGTCGTTAGTTTTGGTTACTGCACCGGCCAAAGATAAAGGCTCGGCTTCACTGAAACGCCACAGAGAAATGTGGAATTGGGTGCCTAGCATTGAGCGGGTGATAAAAATTGCACCATCCATGCTCAGCCAATCTTGGATGGGCTCTGACTTCACCAATGATGACTTGATCAATCAGTCCTCTATTGTTGTGGATTATCGGCACTCGCTTATCGGTGAAGAGCCGTTTGATGGAAGTAGTATGTGGGTAATTGAAGCCGTAGCGAAGCCAGATGCCCCTGTTGTTTGGAGTAAGGTGACGCTTTGGATTTCGAAGTCTAATTATCTGCAAAGGAAAGTGCATTTTTATGATGAGTTCGATGAGCTCGTTAATGAACTGACGACATACGACGTAAAAATACTGGATGGCAGGGCATTGGCAACTAGGATGGAGATGCACCCAGTGGATGAGCCAGGAAATAAAACGGTACTAACAACGCATGAGGCAGAGTTTGATTTTGATATTGAGGACCGTTTTTTTTCGCAGCAGCAAATGCAGGCACTACGCGATTAA
- a CDS encoding cold-shock protein gives MSNTATGTVKWFNETKGFGFIQQENGPDVFAHFSAITGDGFRTLVEGQKVEFVISQGQKGPQAEQIKVL, from the coding sequence ATGTCTAACACAGCTACTGGTACAGTTAAGTGGTTCAACGAAACTAAAGGCTTCGGTTTCATCCAACAAGAAAACGGTCCTGATGTATTCGCTCACTTCTCTGCAATCACTGGTGACGGTTTCCGTACGCTTGTTGAAGGTCAGAAAGTAGAATTCGTGATCTCTCAAGGCCAAAAAGGTCCTCAAGCAGAGCAAATCAAAGTACTTTAA
- a CDS encoding YaeQ family protein — translation MALKPTIYKFRIAISDMNNDYYDSKNLTIAQHPSEKLQRMLARIFAFCLNAQRDLEFTKGLSTIEEPDLWHIEHDQSIRDWIEIGEPDPERVKKATRLAKNVHVYAYNSKATVWWDKFSTKFAGLPVSVSSFDYDAIDEISNHIDRGTSLSVMITGTSLFVDVNDQHIEINVKELKSHDFA, via the coding sequence ATGGCCCTTAAACCAACAATATATAAGTTTCGGATTGCTATATCCGATATGAACAACGATTACTACGATTCTAAAAATCTAACCATCGCTCAGCATCCATCCGAAAAACTGCAACGTATGCTGGCGCGTATTTTTGCATTTTGCCTTAATGCTCAACGTGATTTGGAATTCACTAAAGGTCTCTCGACGATAGAAGAACCTGACCTTTGGCACATCGAACACGATCAGAGCATTCGCGATTGGATTGAAATTGGTGAACCAGACCCGGAGCGAGTTAAAAAAGCCACACGTCTTGCGAAAAACGTTCATGTGTACGCATACAACAGCAAAGCAACCGTTTGGTGGGATAAATTTTCGACCAAATTCGCGGGACTTCCTGTATCGGTTTCAAGCTTTGACTATGATGCGATTGATGAAATTTCAAACCACATCGATCGCGGCACGAGTTTGTCCGTGATGATAACCGGGACATCACTATTTGTTGATGTTAACGATCAACATATTGAAATCAACGTTAAGGAACTTAAAAGTCATGACTTCGCTTAG
- a CDS encoding glutaredoxin family protein, with translation MKFIRWTLGKIILLLNAIFSPRGIKRTEEAQRLIDKKAEHYSLYQFEACPFCVKVRRAMKRQSVNIELRDAKNDPTHREALEQGGGRIKVPCLRIEKDGEVQWMYESADIIGYIEKEFA, from the coding sequence ATGAAGTTTATCCGTTGGACTTTGGGAAAGATAATATTACTTCTCAACGCCATTTTTTCACCTCGTGGCATCAAACGCACCGAAGAAGCGCAAAGACTAATTGATAAAAAAGCTGAACACTATTCACTTTACCAATTCGAAGCCTGTCCGTTCTGTGTCAAAGTACGCCGTGCTATGAAACGACAATCTGTAAATATTGAGCTGCGAGACGCTAAGAATGACCCAACCCACCGTGAAGCACTAGAACAAGGCGGTGGTCGAATCAAAGTCCCTTGTTTACGTATTGAAAAAGACGGTGAAGTTCAGTGGATGTATGAATCAGCAGATATCATTGGTTACATCGAAAAAGAATTTGCTTAG
- a CDS encoding OmpA family protein codes for MKHWLLVICGILAGCSSVPSDMVPVGDMLDTAPRSSSELRHPEWGYVTTPYVPSTKRVVNRPTASSESTQGITSLEMFLSRNNIAYESVRGEHLMIRLKEQMHFQTGSAQLSPQSQGWLRSLGHYLAGRTDVDVVIDGHADNTGDANFNDNLSEYRAKEVEKQLLATNLPKQRIFSRGFGEHMPQCTNATSTGKACNRRVELTLIVGQ; via the coding sequence ATGAAGCATTGGTTATTGGTGATATGTGGTATTTTAGCGGGCTGTAGCAGCGTTCCCTCAGATATGGTTCCAGTAGGGGATATGTTAGACACCGCTCCACGTTCTAGCTCAGAGTTGAGGCACCCTGAATGGGGTTACGTAACCACGCCATATGTTCCATCCACAAAGCGAGTCGTAAATAGGCCAACCGCATCATCGGAGTCGACGCAAGGCATCACTTCGCTAGAAATGTTTTTAAGCAGAAATAACATTGCTTATGAATCGGTAAGAGGTGAGCATTTAATGATTCGTTTAAAAGAACAAATGCACTTTCAAACGGGATCGGCTCAATTGTCACCTCAATCTCAAGGTTGGCTAAGAAGCCTTGGCCATTATCTAGCTGGGCGAACCGATGTTGATGTGGTTATTGATGGGCATGCAGATAATACAGGTGATGCTAATTTTAACGATAACCTCTCAGAATATCGGGCAAAAGAGGTTGAAAAACAGCTTTTAGCAACGAACCTGCCGAAACAACGTATTTTTTCTCGAGGATTTGGTGAGCATATGCCGCAGTGCACGAATGCAACATCCACGGGCAAAGCCTGCAACCGCCGGGTGGAACTAACCTTGATAGTGGGTCAATAA
- a CDS encoding thiol:disulfide interchange protein DsbA/DsbL encodes MFKSILKGCVLIAATIALSACDNGNSQPQQGKQYEVLPVSLQEYNVAPLTEAFSLNCGHCRSMEEFVPKIESLTDQKVEKLHVTFNESAQVSAIIFYTAVMQLDGTPDKAFMADLFAAVQMGSDATEEERLAAVNNAFSSRNLKSPYQLEKDQQAKLFDYLDKAEQITTKGQINSVPAFIVNGKYQVITGGHDTVEAMADTINYLLTQPK; translated from the coding sequence ATGTTCAAATCCATTTTAAAAGGTTGTGTCCTTATTGCCGCTACTATCGCCCTGTCTGCGTGTGACAACGGCAATTCTCAGCCACAACAAGGTAAACAATACGAGGTCTTGCCTGTATCTCTTCAAGAGTACAACGTTGCTCCCCTTACAGAAGCTTTCTCACTTAATTGTGGCCATTGTCGTTCAATGGAAGAGTTTGTACCTAAAATCGAATCTTTAACTGACCAAAAAGTAGAGAAACTGCACGTTACTTTCAATGAAAGCGCTCAAGTTAGTGCGATTATTTTTTATACAGCAGTCATGCAACTGGATGGCACGCCAGATAAAGCATTTATGGCCGACTTATTTGCCGCGGTTCAAATGGGTTCAGATGCGACAGAAGAAGAGCGTTTGGCCGCAGTGAATAACGCATTTAGTTCACGTAATCTTAAAAGCCCATACCAGCTAGAAAAAGATCAACAAGCGAAGTTATTCGATTACCTCGACAAAGCGGAACAAATCACGACTAAAGGCCAAATCAACTCGGTACCTGCTTTCATCGTGAACGGTAAATATCAAGTGATTACTGGTGGTCATGACACGGTAGAAGCAATGGCAGACACCATTAATTATCTGCTAACACAACCAAAATAA
- a CDS encoding FKBP-type peptidyl-prolyl cis-trans isomerase, protein MSKFLFPIIIFILAGFFIYRTWTNHKVADENFSKGQQFLLENGKKEGVVTTESGLQYLVLEQGTGDVHPTATSKVKVHYHGTLIDGTVFDSSVNRGEPITFGLNQVIKGWQEGLQYMVVGEKIRLFVPSTLGYGKNGTGPIPPASVLIFDVELLDIQ, encoded by the coding sequence GTGTCTAAATTTCTGTTTCCTATCATTATTTTTATTCTTGCGGGCTTTTTCATTTACCGTACTTGGACAAATCACAAAGTCGCAGATGAAAACTTTTCAAAAGGCCAACAATTCTTACTAGAAAACGGTAAAAAAGAGGGCGTAGTCACCACAGAAAGCGGTCTCCAATACTTGGTGTTAGAACAAGGGACTGGTGATGTACACCCTACGGCAACGAGCAAAGTGAAAGTTCATTACCACGGCACACTGATCGATGGCACAGTTTTCGATAGCTCTGTAAATCGCGGTGAGCCAATCACTTTTGGCTTAAACCAAGTGATTAAAGGTTGGCAAGAAGGCCTGCAATACATGGTTGTTGGCGAGAAAATTCGTCTATTCGTTCCAAGCACACTGGGCTACGGAAAAAATGGCACAGGCCCAATCCCACCAGCAAGCGTACTGATCTTTGATGTGGAACTGTTGGATATCCAATAA
- a CDS encoding fimbria/pilus outer membrane usher protein, with translation MWRSVFIVITIFISISAWGSVYRLSLPLVYGETQLGDLPVEISGMSLVGVSISGLNSVLGERITAKWWQENTPKSGSDYVTVETLNAKGVSISLNPELLVLQATLDSEILNETDISLSSGYPLFKPSESGYVSWLNSFNLTYNHSWADDSESWNSSLDWLSQANIGGAEGVNFLLANYLDATDESTEFYRGEWVAFHDRPNVPVRFSAGDVVSGESGHLYSLSLGGISIESRYSDLQPDREISPQSSQQLVLLESAEVELYVNGERVSGGRLDPGRYNLQNLILDNGANDITVVVNYVSGKQEVLQFTQFYNATLLAKGLIDYSFSFGRPIEYGDRAVGYEDAWVGTGYIEYGLTDWLTIGSNGLAADDGAVLGVLSTVRTPIGNVTGRYSWSGGSDYGDGWIASLDYENSVIGSGDSQAPNLRLAIERSDNFNSKPWGDSLPNSDSTQFLVNYFWQMTSELDLSLSGRYGVTEEDSSEKRGTGLFNWRRGGITIGVGSEYEESPQYENGDTRFLFTFEYNWYSTDSSNRLGLSYNSKDERSRAYFSNEANNYVGDVGVRVDAERDKNIDNQQAQMSYTASRLRTEVEVSRNKLRSSDDEQYQGSVRLATAVGMVDGQWGWGRVTSGPFVLANVHSSLEGGTANLDVNSEGKATANATSQFNGIVSVSQPFVRNAMDYNVDDAPLGYDWGNGKIEVSPGSATGHILNIGSDAFYTATGFIEDGDGEPLAYVQGRMILEELDVAFFTNKQGRFYIQGVRPGTYRMEISQSGIPAISVTIPASKESLINLGKLSVLAK, from the coding sequence ATGTGGCGGTCAGTATTTATTGTCATTACGATTTTTATCTCCATTTCGGCTTGGGGAAGTGTTTATCGACTCTCTCTTCCTTTAGTCTATGGAGAGACACAGCTCGGAGACTTGCCTGTCGAAATTAGTGGCATGTCACTGGTTGGTGTTTCTATCTCTGGATTGAATAGCGTATTAGGCGAACGCATCACCGCGAAGTGGTGGCAGGAAAATACCCCAAAAAGTGGATCGGACTATGTCACGGTTGAAACACTGAATGCGAAAGGGGTTTCTATATCACTCAACCCTGAATTGTTGGTCCTACAAGCGACGTTAGATTCTGAAATTCTTAATGAAACTGACATCAGTTTATCATCAGGTTACCCGCTTTTTAAACCAAGTGAGAGCGGCTATGTGAGTTGGTTAAATAGCTTTAATCTCACCTACAACCACTCCTGGGCAGATGACAGTGAAAGTTGGAACTCCTCTTTAGATTGGTTATCTCAAGCAAACATTGGCGGAGCAGAGGGGGTAAACTTCCTCTTAGCGAATTATCTTGACGCAACCGATGAAAGTACAGAGTTTTATCGTGGAGAGTGGGTCGCTTTTCACGATAGGCCAAATGTCCCGGTACGATTTTCTGCAGGCGATGTGGTGAGCGGTGAATCCGGTCACCTGTATAGTTTGTCACTTGGTGGCATATCAATAGAAAGTCGTTACTCTGACTTGCAACCCGATAGAGAAATTAGCCCTCAAAGTAGCCAACAATTGGTATTACTCGAGTCTGCGGAAGTTGAACTGTATGTCAACGGTGAAAGAGTTTCGGGAGGACGCTTAGATCCAGGGCGTTATAACTTACAAAACTTAATTTTAGACAATGGTGCCAATGACATTACTGTCGTCGTCAACTATGTTTCCGGCAAACAAGAAGTGTTGCAGTTTACCCAATTTTATAACGCCACATTGTTAGCAAAAGGGCTTATTGATTATTCGTTCTCATTCGGTCGCCCTATTGAATACGGTGATCGAGCGGTTGGTTATGAAGATGCTTGGGTTGGAACAGGTTATATTGAGTACGGCTTGACGGACTGGTTAACCATTGGCAGCAACGGATTGGCTGCGGATGATGGTGCGGTGCTAGGCGTGTTGTCAACTGTTAGAACGCCAATAGGAAACGTGACCGGCAGGTACTCGTGGAGTGGTGGCTCTGATTATGGCGATGGATGGATTGCCTCACTAGATTATGAGAACAGTGTTATAGGCAGTGGTGACAGTCAGGCCCCTAATTTGAGACTTGCCATCGAGCGATCTGACAATTTTAATAGTAAGCCTTGGGGGGATTCCTTACCCAACAGTGACTCTACACAGTTTCTTGTCAACTATTTTTGGCAAATGACCAGTGAACTCGACTTGTCTTTATCTGGGCGTTATGGGGTAACAGAAGAAGACAGTAGCGAAAAGCGTGGAACGGGACTATTCAATTGGCGTCGTGGGGGAATCACTATCGGTGTGGGTTCTGAATATGAAGAGTCTCCTCAATATGAGAACGGTGACACGCGGTTTTTGTTTACGTTTGAATATAACTGGTACTCAACAGACAGCTCAAATCGCTTAGGTTTATCTTACAACAGCAAGGATGAACGTAGTCGAGCTTATTTCAGCAATGAGGCAAATAACTACGTTGGGGATGTGGGTGTTCGAGTCGATGCAGAAAGGGACAAGAACATTGATAATCAACAAGCGCAAATGAGTTATACCGCGAGCAGACTAAGAACCGAAGTCGAAGTTTCTCGTAACAAACTCCGTTCGAGTGATGATGAACAGTATCAAGGGTCGGTACGATTAGCGACCGCCGTTGGAATGGTTGATGGCCAATGGGGATGGGGAAGAGTGACCTCGGGTCCATTTGTTTTGGCAAATGTGCACTCAAGTTTGGAGGGAGGTACTGCGAACCTTGACGTAAACTCGGAGGGTAAAGCAACAGCTAATGCCACATCGCAGTTCAATGGTATTGTTTCCGTCTCTCAACCGTTTGTTCGTAACGCGATGGATTATAACGTTGACGATGCGCCTTTGGGGTATGACTGGGGTAACGGTAAGATTGAGGTGTCTCCAGGATCAGCGACAGGGCATATCCTAAATATTGGTTCTGATGCCTTTTATACGGCAACAGGATTTATTGAAGATGGCGATGGCGAGCCTTTGGCTTATGTTCAAGGTCGAATGATTCTTGAAGAATTGGACGTTGCTTTCTTTACGAATAAGCAAGGACGTTTCTATATTCAAGGTGTTCGTCCTGGCACGTATCGAATGGAAATTTCTCAGAGTGGAATACCAGCAATCAGCGTGACGATTCCTGCTTCCAAAGAGAGTTTGATTAATCTCGGAAAGTTATCTGTATTAGCTAAATAG